In Chrysoperla carnea chromosome 2, inChrCarn1.1, whole genome shotgun sequence, the following proteins share a genomic window:
- the LOC123294075 gene encoding aquaporin AQPAn.G produces the protein MAGKLKESLGISEVTSKNNNLWRALVAEFLGNVILNFFGCASVVNIAANTEDSSPNIVLIALTFGLAIFAIVHTIGHVSGGHVNPAVTVGMLVTGNIKVAKGILYIIVQCLGALAGSGLLKAITPEQYQLKLGKTGLGLDVSPVQGMGMEFFLGFILVLVVFGVCDKNRPEAKFAGPLAIGLTVTLGHLAAVDYTGSSMNPARSFGSAVIVGEFEDHWVYWVGPCLGGIAAALIYTYIFSAPSSNIVITTTTVERYQSVQADEKELKRLDGSGSKNDVNLP, from the exons ATGGCgggaaaattaaaagaaagtttGGGAATTAGTGAAGTTACatctaagaataataatttatggcGTGCCTTGGTTGCTGAATTCTTAGGCaatgtcatattaaatttctttgGTTGTGCGTCTGTTGTAAATATTGCTGCGAATACAGAAGATTCTTCACCAAATATTGTGTTAATTGCTTTAACATTTGGTTTAGCAATTTTCGCTATTGTTCAT acaaTTGGACATGTGAGTGGCGGACATGTAAATCCAGCTGTAACAGTTGGCATGTTAGTAACAGGAAATATTAAAGTTGCAAAAGGAATTctttatattattgtacaatGCTTAGGAGCTTTAGCTGGTTCTGGactattaaaa GCAATAACACCAGAGCAATATCAATTGAAACTCGGTAAAACGGGTCTTGGATTAGATGTTTCACCAGTACAAGGTATGGGAATGGAATTTTTCCTTGGTTTCATTTTAGTATTGGTTGTTTTTGGTGTATGTGATAAAAATCGCCCAGAAGCTAAATTCGCTGGCCCATTAGCAATTGGTTTAACTGTTACTTTGGGACATTTAGCTGCTGTTGATTATACTGGCTCTAGCATGAATCCAGCCCGTTCATTTGGATCAGCTGTTATCGTTGGTGAATTTGAAGATCATTGG GTTTACTGGGTAGGTCCCTGTTTAGGAGGTATTGCTGCTGCACTCATCTACACCTACATTTTCTCTGCACCATCATCGAACATCGTAATCACCACAACAACAGTGGAACGGTACCAATCAGTACAAGCTGATGAGAAGGag CTTAAACGACTGGACGGAAGTGGCAGCAAAAACGACGTAAATTTGCCTTAA